A stretch of DNA from Bradyrhizobium algeriense:
GGAAGCGGCCTGGAGCCGCTCGATGAGATCTGGCGGCAGGTCAGCAACCAGTCGCCAAAACTCGAACCGATCCTGCGGGATGCAAAACGCCGCGTGCTGGAAACGCTGTTGACCAGCGAGTTTACGGTGCTGACACGCCTCCTGGCGCGGATTGCCAGCGGACATTACTCCACCCGCGACTATTCCGCCGACAGCCTGCGGCAGGCGCTCGAGCTCTACGTGCTGCACTTCCCGGTGTACCGCACCTACCTGACATCCTCAGGGCTATCAGCGCATGATCGCGAGTTGATATCAGGGACGATCGAACGGGCGCGCGCCGATTGGTTTGCCGCCGACGACGGCATTTTTGATTTCCTGCGCGACACCCTGACGATGGACCTGATCAAGCCCGGGAGCGCGCACCACAGCGCGCCGCGCGTCAGACGTTTCGCATTGAAGGTGCAGCAGTTCACCGGCCCCATGATGGCGAAGTCGCTGGAGGACACGACGTTCTACCGCTACCACCGCCTGCTCGCCCTCAATGAGGTCGGCGGCGACCCGGCGGCAAGAGCGCTTTCCGCCGCCGAGTTTCATCGGATGATGCGGGCCCGCGCCGGCGAATGGCCGCATGGCATGACGGCGACCGCGACGCATGACACCAAGCGTGGCGAGGACGCGCGAGCGCGCATCATGGCGCTTTCGGAAATTCCGGGCGAATGGACCAGCGCCGTGGCCCGATGGAAGCTGCTCAACGCGCCGCAACTGCTCGTCGATGGCGATTTTCGCGCGCCGTCGGCAACATTCGAATACATGCTGTATCAGGCGCTGCTCGGGGCATGGCAGCCGGACGACGCTTCGTTTCCGCAGCGGATGCAGGAATATGCGCTGAAGGCTGCGCGCGAGGGCAAGCAGGAAACGAGCTGGCTCAATCCTCACGCAGCCTATGAGGAGGGCGTAAAAAGCTTCGTCGAAAAAATTCTCGATCCTTCACTCTCAGGCGAATTCCTGAACTCGCTGCAGACGCTGGCGCAGCGGCTATCGCTGCTGGGCGTACTGAACTCGCTCAGTCAGATCACGCTGAAGGCCATGATGCCGGGCGTGCCGGATTTCTATCAGGGCACGGAGCTCTGGGATTATTCACTGGTCGATCCCGACAACCGGCGGCCGGTCGACTTTGCCGAACGCGCAGGGCGGCTCGACGCGCTGGAGAAACCGGATTGGGACCGGCTGGTCGAGAAGTGGCCGAGCGGCCATCTGAAGTTGGCTTGGACACGGCACCTGCTCAAGCTTCGAACCGGGCTCGCCGATATATTCACCGGCGGAGAGTACGCGCCTTTGGAAGTGAGCGGGCCGCATCGCGACCATTTCATCGCGTTCGCCCGACGGCGCGGCCGCGAGGCCGCGATCACCGTGGTCACGCGGTGGTTTGCGCCGTTGACCGACGGCGGCCGACATTGGCCTGGTCCGGAGAACTACGATGCCGCGCTAAACGTCGAAGGCTATGCGGTCGAAGGCTTTGCCGATGCCGATGCCAAACAATTGCGCCTGTCCGACCTGCTGACGCATCTGCCGGTCGCCGTGCTGAAAGCAAGATTCACCGGCGCGGTAAAGCCGGCGCGCGAACGCGCGCACACCTAGCGACTCATGTTTTGACGCGTTTTCTTGACGCGAACCGGTATCCACTTCGCTCGAAAACGCTATGGCGACGTCAGCTTTTCTTGGTCAGCAACAGCTTGCCGCGGTTCTGGATTGCAGCCTGGGCCACCTCGGCAAAACGCTGCAACAGCCACGGCAGCACGACTTCCACTTGCACATGATCTTCCGCGACGTCGACATGGCCGGCCGCGGCCTGCCCGAGGGCGCGCACGCGGAAGATCATGCGGTTGTCTTCCCATCGCTCCTCATCGACGCTCAGCACCGGCACGCTGGAAGCGGCGCGCGAAAGCCCCGTCTTCAGGCGGCGCATGGCTTCCTCGCGTCCGAGGCTATGCGGGATCGAAACCACCAGCGGCTTGTTCATGGCAAAAATCTCTCTGTTATCCAACTGCATGTAATTACACGCGCTTCGAA
This window harbors:
- a CDS encoding polyhydroxyalkanoic acid system family protein, which encodes MNKPLVVSIPHSLGREEAMRRLKTGLSRAASSVPVLSVDEERWEDNRMIFRVRALGQAAAGHVDVAEDHVQVEVVLPWLLQRFAEVAQAAIQNRGKLLLTKKS
- the treY gene encoding malto-oligosyltrehalose synthase, giving the protein MPPAIPIATYRLQLSADFDFDAAASVVPYLKALGITHLYASPFMRARKGSAHGYDVTDHAQFNPELGGEEGFERLSAVLRQHDLGLILDFVPNHVGVHYDDNPWWLDVLEWGPASPHAASFDIDWEQLPYRARGGVLLPIIGSSYGQALENGEIELRYDPAEGSFSAWYFEHRLPIAPERYGEILRMIVEDAGAEESAPGKAMLALASRYQGPRRPNRKEAPSFKTELKGIADAADIIARGLSAYRAGPDRTTSTLSLHHLLERQHYKLGHWRLASSDINYRRFFDINTLAGLRVEDAGTFEAIHRLVKRLIAEGKLHGLRLDHIDGLRDPAQYFQRLRRLVRDAHGGRSRPFYVVIEKILGEHEKLPSFADVHGTTGYEWMNVITLVLTDGSGLEPLDEIWRQVSNQSPKLEPILRDAKRRVLETLLTSEFTVLTRLLARIASGHYSTRDYSADSLRQALELYVLHFPVYRTYLTSSGLSAHDRELISGTIERARADWFAADDGIFDFLRDTLTMDLIKPGSAHHSAPRVRRFALKVQQFTGPMMAKSLEDTTFYRYHRLLALNEVGGDPAARALSAAEFHRMMRARAGEWPHGMTATATHDTKRGEDARARIMALSEIPGEWTSAVARWKLLNAPQLLVDGDFRAPSATFEYMLYQALLGAWQPDDASFPQRMQEYALKAAREGKQETSWLNPHAAYEEGVKSFVEKILDPSLSGEFLNSLQTLAQRLSLLGVLNSLSQITLKAMMPGVPDFYQGTELWDYSLVDPDNRRPVDFAERAGRLDALEKPDWDRLVEKWPSGHLKLAWTRHLLKLRTGLADIFTGGEYAPLEVSGPHRDHFIAFARRRGREAAITVVTRWFAPLTDGGRHWPGPENYDAALNVEGYAVEGFADADAKQLRLSDLLTHLPVAVLKARFTGAVKPARERAHT